In Candidatus Desulforudis audaxviator MP104C, a genomic segment contains:
- a CDS encoding RNA-guided endonuclease InsQ/TnpB family protein yields the protein MRVIRGYKFKLKTTPELQRAFATMAGHARFVWNKALRLNLDRLERKAPIMWYSDLCGLLRLWKQSEEYGFLAEAHSQVLQQKLKDLDRAFADTFDKNQPLKKQPRFKKKGRDDSFRFPQGVKIDNRRVCLPKIGWVGFFKSQEVPGTIKQATVTREADGWYVSFQVEIELPDPVSHTESMIGLDRGVDVFAATSEGELVTPVNALKNALDKLARLQRKLARQKKFSENWRKTRNRIAKLHQKIARTRHDFLHKLSSKISKSHAVVALEDLPVGNMTRSAKGTLENPGRNVRAKSGLNRAILDQGWSMFERMLEYKLNEHGGKVVPVPAPGTSHTCSACGHTDPESRTSRNLFRCVKCGHTEHADVNAAKVILQRAKVKLAA from the coding sequence ATGCGCGTCATCCGGGGATACAAGTTCAAACTAAAAACCACGCCAGAACTGCAACGGGCCTTCGCTACCATGGCCGGACACGCCCGCTTTGTATGGAATAAAGCCCTGCGGTTGAATTTGGATCGGCTGGAGCGCAAAGCCCCGATCATGTGGTACTCTGATCTCTGCGGGCTCCTGCGGCTCTGGAAACAATCCGAAGAATACGGCTTTCTGGCCGAAGCGCACTCCCAAGTCCTTCAGCAAAAGCTCAAGGACTTGGACCGGGCCTTCGCAGACACTTTCGACAAAAACCAACCGCTCAAAAAACAGCCCCGCTTCAAAAAGAAGGGCCGGGACGACAGCTTCCGGTTCCCGCAAGGCGTGAAGATCGACAACCGCCGCGTCTGCCTACCCAAAATCGGATGGGTCGGGTTCTTCAAAAGCCAAGAAGTGCCCGGCACGATCAAGCAGGCCACCGTCACCCGCGAAGCCGACGGGTGGTACGTCTCCTTCCAGGTCGAAATAGAGCTGCCCGATCCCGTTTCGCATACAGAGTCCATGATCGGGCTGGACCGGGGCGTAGACGTCTTCGCCGCCACGTCCGAAGGCGAACTGGTAACGCCGGTGAATGCATTGAAAAACGCTCTGGACAAGCTGGCACGGCTGCAGCGGAAACTGGCCCGCCAAAAAAAGTTCTCCGAAAACTGGCGAAAGACCAGAAACCGGATCGCCAAACTGCACCAGAAGATCGCCCGGACGCGTCACGACTTCCTGCACAAGCTCTCCAGCAAGATCAGCAAGAGCCACGCTGTAGTCGCGCTGGAAGACCTGCCGGTCGGGAACATGACGCGCTCGGCGAAGGGCACCCTGGAAAACCCCGGCCGCAACGTCAGGGCCAAGTCTGGCTTGAACCGCGCCATCCTGGATCAGGGCTGGAGCATGTTCGAACGCATGCTGGAGTACAAACTGAACGAACATGGCGGAAAAGTTGTACCTGTACCCGCGCCAGGAACCAGCCACACCTGCTCGGCATGCGGGCACACCGATCCGGAAAGCCGCACCAGCCGCAACCTGTTCCGATGCGTGAAGTGCGGGCACACGGAACACGCCGACGTCAACGCCGCCAAGGTAATCCTCCAAAGAGCGAAAGTCAAGCTGGCGGCATAA
- a CDS encoding small, acid-soluble spore protein, alpha/beta type yields the protein MAKLLSDALKYELAAEMGVAHKIQGRDYGELTSRECGNFVKLALLRAERARL from the coding sequence ATGGCCAAATTACTCAGCGACGCTCTCAAGTACGAACTGGCCGCGGAGATGGGCGTGGCCCACAAGATTCAGGGCCGCGACTACGGAGAACTCACGTCCAGGGAGTGTGGCAACTTTGTGAAGTTGGCGCTCTTGAGGGCGGAGAGGGCACGGCTGTAA
- a CDS encoding copper amine oxidase N-terminal domain-containing protein, with amino-acid sequence MQLPFSRLIPAVILATSLFFQVTAAAHASPGQKVILLNPRASTAFVNAVPTGLDVPPVIHSGYTLVPLRFIGEALEVAVDWEAETKTASLSGPGTAIRLAAGSSEALVNGRAVELPTPARIKDGRILVPLRFVSVALGATVHFDAATKEITITADLTSKTPPVARFSLIPNPVRPGGELTVRDESFHPEGVEIVERAWSGLEPWYEQAGLYEVTLRVRDANGNWSAPYTVRLNVNTPPVAGFRTEKDFYKIGEPVVYVNESFDPDGHELIYRWTNREPAFFEAGRHRVTLEVEDPLGGKDRFELVVPVSEEVHYTRTQYHLLYGEPKKVIPFEERVLDLPVLQLPAVSRARTLLRSNSPEDVPAPGLLYRDTVSGPGRLMVHHLNKTGGRLKIAVLAQNPGTEAVRVTITRQGLSRPSTRILHQGREHLMHFFGVPSPATFVIPPGKTVDLLPGLSSLTLRPGFCVTGLADFSAEAPLTFYVVAVPADADPVAVFPQLPVLPPDGLHVRGTFPMADRLIVVPESSPVNSRLVLGDGVHDVLLTGIDALTGERVSNHGNYGVVYEILFERVVPGTVVLLNPRGGVYCGALRMNGLVWETPVEGFLKPQRQAVIIQRPVLPGALRLEYTAPSGSYLPVNFLLVQLPENKEQP; translated from the coding sequence GTGCAACTGCCGTTTTCCAGACTCATCCCCGCCGTCATCCTGGCCACCTCCCTGTTTTTCCAGGTTACCGCAGCAGCCCATGCCTCCCCCGGGCAAAAAGTAATTCTCTTGAACCCCCGCGCCTCCACGGCCTTCGTCAATGCCGTGCCGACGGGCCTGGACGTGCCGCCCGTGATTCATTCTGGCTACACCCTGGTCCCTCTGCGTTTCATCGGTGAAGCGCTGGAAGTAGCCGTGGACTGGGAAGCGGAAACCAAAACCGCGTCTCTCAGCGGGCCCGGCACGGCGATAAGGCTCGCCGCCGGCTCTTCCGAAGCCCTGGTGAACGGAAGGGCAGTCGAGCTCCCGACCCCGGCCCGGATTAAGGACGGGCGCATTCTGGTACCGCTGCGGTTTGTTTCGGTGGCACTGGGCGCCACCGTGCATTTCGACGCCGCCACCAAAGAAATTACCATCACGGCGGACCTGACCAGCAAGACCCCGCCGGTGGCCCGTTTCAGCCTGATCCCGAATCCCGTCCGGCCGGGCGGGGAACTCACCGTCCGGGACGAGAGCTTCCACCCGGAAGGCGTGGAGATCGTCGAGCGGGCCTGGAGCGGCCTGGAACCGTGGTACGAACAGGCTGGCCTCTACGAGGTCACACTCCGGGTAAGGGATGCCAACGGCAACTGGAGCGCCCCGTACACGGTACGGTTGAACGTAAATACGCCTCCCGTGGCGGGTTTCCGCACCGAAAAGGATTTTTATAAAATCGGCGAACCGGTTGTGTACGTAAACGAGAGTTTTGACCCGGACGGCCACGAGCTAATCTATAGGTGGACGAACCGGGAGCCGGCGTTCTTTGAAGCCGGAAGGCACCGGGTAACGCTGGAGGTTGAAGATCCGCTCGGCGGCAAGGACCGGTTCGAGCTGGTGGTACCGGTCAGTGAAGAGGTGCACTACACCCGGACTCAATACCATCTTCTGTACGGAGAGCCAAAGAAGGTGATCCCGTTTGAGGAAAGGGTCCTCGACTTGCCGGTGCTTCAACTCCCTGCGGTGAGCAGGGCCAGAACGTTGCTCAGGTCCAACAGCCCAGAAGACGTGCCCGCCCCGGGTCTCCTTTACCGGGATACGGTCTCCGGCCCGGGCCGCCTGATGGTGCACCACCTGAACAAAACCGGCGGCAGACTAAAAATCGCGGTTCTGGCCCAAAACCCGGGGACGGAGGCCGTCCGCGTCACCATCACCCGCCAGGGTTTAAGCCGTCCATCGACCAGGATTCTGCACCAGGGCCGTGAGCACTTGATGCACTTCTTCGGCGTCCCGTCGCCCGCCACATTCGTGATTCCCCCTGGAAAGACCGTGGACCTGCTCCCGGGCTTGAGCAGCCTAACCCTAAGGCCTGGGTTTTGTGTCACCGGCCTCGCCGACTTTTCTGCCGAGGCCCCGCTGACCTTTTACGTGGTCGCGGTCCCGGCGGATGCGGACCCCGTGGCGGTCTTCCCGCAACTGCCGGTGCTGCCGCCTGATGGTCTGCATGTCCGGGGTACCTTCCCCATGGCCGACCGGCTGATCGTAGTGCCCGAAAGCAGCCCGGTTAACAGCCGTTTGGTGCTGGGCGATGGGGTCCACGACGTTTTGCTCACCGGAATCGATGCACTCACCGGTGAACGAGTGTCTAATCACGGCAATTACGGCGTGGTGTATGAGATTCTCTTCGAGCGGGTCGTACCCGGCACGGTGGTCCTCTTAAACCCCAGGGGAGGTGTTTACTGCGGCGCGCTCCGGATGAACGGATTGGTTTGGGAAACACCGGTCGAAGGATTCCTGAAACCGCAGCGCCAGGCGGTAATCATCCAGCGCCCGGTGCTTCCGGGAGCGCTCCGCCTGGAATATACGGCGCCGTCCGGGAGCTACCTTCCGGTCAATTTCCTCCTGGTTCAACTGCCGGAAAACAAAGAGCAACCATAG
- a CDS encoding DUF554 domain-containing protein — MIGTIVNVAAICAGALVGVALKRGIPDRIKDTVVQGLGLAVILIGLKMALETQNPLIVIASLVLGGLVGGILNIDGWINRVGQRLEQLVGGGNGGEIGRAFVASTILFCVGAMAVMGAIEDGLTGRPTTLFAKAMLDGIASVIMASTLGIGVLFSAVPVFIYQGGITLGAVWAAAFISPSVVAELTASGGLVILGIGLNILGVTNIHVANLLPAIFVAPGIVVILERLA; from the coding sequence TTGATTGGAACTATTGTCAACGTTGCCGCCATTTGTGCGGGCGCCCTAGTCGGCGTGGCCCTGAAACGTGGCATTCCCGATCGGATCAAGGACACGGTGGTGCAGGGCCTGGGGCTGGCGGTCATCCTCATCGGCCTGAAGATGGCCCTGGAAACCCAAAACCCGCTCATAGTCATCGCCAGTCTGGTGCTCGGGGGCCTTGTCGGAGGAATCCTGAACATTGACGGTTGGATCAACCGGGTGGGCCAACGCCTTGAGCAACTGGTGGGAGGGGGAAACGGCGGCGAAATCGGCCGTGCTTTTGTGGCCTCCACCATCCTGTTCTGCGTGGGCGCAATGGCGGTAATGGGCGCGATCGAAGACGGCCTGACCGGTCGGCCGACCACCCTGTTCGCCAAGGCGATGCTGGACGGGATCGCCTCTGTGATCATGGCCTCAACCCTGGGTATCGGGGTGCTCTTCTCGGCCGTACCGGTCTTCATCTACCAGGGCGGTATCACCCTGGGAGCCGTCTGGGCTGCCGCCTTCATCAGCCCCTCGGTGGTGGCCGAACTCACCGCCTCCGGGGGACTGGTTATTCTGGGAATCGGATTGAACATCCTGGGAGTAACCAACATCCACGTGGCAAACCTCCTCCCGGCCATCTTCGTAGCCCCGGGGATCGTGGTGATCCTCGAAAGGCTGGCCTGA
- the recA gene encoding recombinase RecA, which produces MIDRQKALELALAQIERQFGKGAVMKLGEATGKLSVEVIPTGALALDLALGVGGMPRGRVIEIFGPEASGKTTVALHVIAEAQRMGGTAAFIDAEHALDPVYAGKVGVDIENLLISQPDTGEQALEITEALVRSGAVDVVVIDSVAALVPRAELEGEMGDIHVGLQARLMSQALRKLTAVIGKSRTVAIFINQIREKVGVMFGNPETTPGGRALKFYSSIRLEVRRLEALKQGAETVGARVRVKVVKNKVAPPFKQAEFDLLYGEGISLLGSLLDVATDLRVVTKSGAWYSYGQERLGQGRENAREFLKEHPELVDKISQQVKEILGTPGLKLETAVTGDEKEGE; this is translated from the coding sequence ATGATAGACCGGCAGAAAGCCCTCGAACTGGCCCTGGCCCAGATTGAACGCCAGTTCGGCAAGGGTGCGGTGATGAAACTCGGTGAGGCTACGGGGAAACTGAGCGTGGAAGTGATCCCGACGGGCGCCTTGGCGCTGGACTTGGCCCTGGGGGTGGGCGGGATGCCCCGGGGCCGGGTGATTGAAATCTTCGGTCCCGAGGCTTCGGGGAAGACCACCGTGGCCTTGCACGTAATCGCCGAGGCCCAGAGGATGGGGGGCACCGCTGCCTTCATTGACGCTGAGCACGCGCTGGACCCCGTCTACGCCGGAAAAGTCGGGGTGGATATCGAAAACCTATTGATTTCCCAGCCGGATACCGGCGAACAGGCCCTGGAAATCACCGAGGCGCTGGTCCGGAGCGGCGCGGTGGACGTGGTGGTGATCGACAGTGTGGCCGCCCTCGTGCCCCGGGCGGAGTTAGAGGGCGAAATGGGTGATATTCACGTCGGCCTCCAGGCGCGGCTGATGTCCCAAGCCCTGCGCAAACTGACGGCCGTCATCGGTAAATCGCGGACGGTGGCCATCTTTATCAACCAGATCCGGGAGAAAGTCGGCGTGATGTTCGGTAACCCGGAAACCACCCCGGGCGGTCGGGCCCTCAAGTTCTACTCCTCGATCCGGCTGGAGGTGCGCCGACTGGAGGCGCTCAAACAGGGCGCCGAAACCGTGGGGGCCCGGGTGCGCGTCAAGGTGGTCAAAAACAAGGTGGCGCCGCCCTTCAAACAGGCTGAATTCGACCTTTTGTACGGGGAGGGTATTTCCCTGCTGGGCAGTCTCCTCGACGTGGCCACCGACCTGCGGGTGGTAACCAAGAGCGGCGCCTGGTATTCGTACGGCCAGGAGCGCCTGGGCCAGGGGCGGGAGAATGCTCGCGAGTTTTTGAAAGAGCATCCCGAATTGGTGGACAAGATCTCCCAGCAGGTGAAGGAAATACTCGGCACCCCGGGTTTGAAGCTCGAGACGGCGGTAACCGGAGACGAGAAAGAAGGCGAATAG
- a CDS encoding AAA family ATPase — MYKEVSIGFGIALLIFLVVIGYNIGPLVFLGALGGLLYYLMRSRGLVRTFNKVPSESQVQVSFCDVGGQATAIAELREALDFIKDRQEIRRLGIRPLKGILLTGPPGTGKTLLARAAANYTDAVFISASGSEFIEMYAGVGAQRVRKLFKTAREAAQKHKKNYALVFIDEIDVLGGKRGRTSSHLEYDQTLNQLLVEMDGIDVDDEVQLLVVAATNRSDMLDPALLRPGRFDRQVRVDLPDKEGRLEILRLHTRNKPLAGDVSLPELAQDTFGFSGAHLESLANEAAILAMREAAKEITRSHFQEAIDKVIMGGKLDRRPSVEEMKRVAVHETGHAMISELVRAGSVSTLTITPRGSALGYIRQTAEDDRYLHTKEYLENQIAVLLAGAVAEEIILGSRSTGAASDIEQAVAISEHLIRGGMSELGFVSLETLTPDTKQKTTSEILKNQESRVRENLTQREDALRVIVEHLLKNEKVTGEELRRLLTNSAA; from the coding sequence ATGTACAAAGAGGTTAGCATTGGTTTCGGGATTGCGCTGCTCATTTTTCTGGTTGTGATCGGTTACAACATCGGCCCACTGGTTTTCCTGGGTGCGCTCGGCGGGTTGCTGTACTACCTGATGCGTTCCCGGGGACTGGTGCGGACCTTTAACAAGGTGCCGTCCGAAAGCCAGGTGCAGGTTTCTTTCTGTGACGTGGGCGGGCAGGCGACGGCCATTGCGGAGCTGCGGGAAGCCCTGGATTTTATCAAAGACCGGCAAGAGATCCGCCGCTTGGGCATTCGGCCGCTAAAGGGCATTCTTTTGACCGGGCCTCCCGGAACGGGCAAGACGCTTTTAGCCCGGGCGGCGGCCAACTATACCGACGCGGTGTTCATCTCGGCGAGCGGCAGTGAATTCATCGAGATGTACGCCGGGGTCGGCGCGCAGCGGGTGCGCAAGCTGTTCAAGACGGCGCGCGAGGCCGCCCAGAAACACAAAAAGAACTACGCCCTGGTTTTCATCGATGAGATTGACGTACTGGGGGGCAAACGGGGCCGCACTTCCAGCCACCTGGAATACGATCAGACGCTGAACCAGTTGCTGGTGGAGATGGACGGCATCGATGTGGACGACGAAGTCCAACTGCTGGTGGTGGCGGCCACCAACCGGTCGGACATGCTTGATCCCGCCCTGCTGCGCCCCGGGCGGTTCGACCGTCAGGTGCGGGTTGATCTGCCCGACAAGGAGGGGCGCCTGGAGATCTTGCGCCTGCATACCCGCAACAAACCGCTGGCCGGGGACGTCAGCCTGCCCGAGTTGGCCCAGGACACCTTTGGGTTTTCTGGGGCCCACCTGGAGAGCCTGGCGAACGAGGCGGCCATCCTGGCGATGCGCGAGGCGGCGAAAGAAATCACCCGGAGCCATTTTCAGGAGGCGATCGACAAGGTGATAATGGGCGGGAAGCTGGACCGGCGGCCTTCGGTTGAGGAAATGAAACGCGTGGCCGTTCACGAAACCGGTCACGCAATGATCAGCGAACTGGTGCGGGCCGGGTCGGTGTCCACCCTGACCATTACGCCGCGAGGCAGTGCTTTGGGGTATATACGGCAAACGGCCGAAGACGACCGCTACCTGCACACCAAGGAGTATCTCGAGAACCAGATCGCGGTACTGCTGGCCGGCGCGGTCGCGGAGGAAATTATTCTTGGTTCGCGCAGCACGGGCGCCGCAAGCGACATCGAACAGGCGGTGGCGATTTCGGAGCACCTGATCCGCGGGGGCATGTCCGAACTCGGCTTTGTGAGCCTGGAGACACTTACTCCCGATACTAAGCAGAAAACCACGAGTGAGATTCTGAAAAACCAGGAGAGCCGGGTCCGGGAGAATCTGACGCAGCGGGAGGACGCGCTGCGGGTGATCGTGGAGCACCTGCTCAAGAATGAAAAAGTGACCGGAGAAGAATTGAGGAGGCTGTTGACCAATTCAGCAGCTTGA
- a CDS encoding thermonuclease family protein produces MCRCLFGLALLLAVFLACSGCGPPSPEKREQPGEGPVAVRVVRVVDGDTVVVAMPGGAEERLRLIGVDTPEISEPPEPFGLEAAAYSAERLEGRVVFLETDVAPRDRYGRLLGYLWLESPSGHLGEAQLRRNLFNAHLLLDGYAQLMTVPPNVKYADYFREFQREARENGRGLWGAAVDEEDFYVGNSGTRRFHRPDCPSAGQIAPQNRTRFETRTDAFELGYEPCRTCKP; encoded by the coding sequence ATGTGCCGGTGCCTGTTCGGCCTAGCCCTTCTCCTGGCCGTGTTCCTGGCGTGCTCAGGGTGCGGTCCGCCGTCCCCCGAGAAACGAGAGCAGCCGGGAGAAGGGCCGGTTGCTGTCCGGGTGGTGCGAGTCGTGGACGGGGACACGGTGGTGGTGGCTATGCCCGGCGGTGCCGAGGAACGCTTGCGGCTGATCGGCGTGGACACTCCGGAGATTTCGGAGCCTCCCGAGCCATTTGGACTGGAGGCGGCCGCCTACTCCGCAGAACGCCTGGAGGGCCGGGTGGTGTTTCTGGAGACGGATGTGGCGCCGAGGGACCGCTATGGCAGACTCCTGGGATACTTGTGGCTCGAGAGCCCGTCCGGGCACCTCGGAGAGGCCCAGCTACGCCGGAACCTCTTCAATGCACACCTGCTGCTCGATGGGTATGCACAGCTGATGACCGTGCCCCCCAATGTGAAATACGCCGATTACTTCCGGGAGTTCCAGCGGGAGGCCCGGGAGAACGGGCGGGGACTCTGGGGGGCGGCGGTGGACGAAGAGGATTTCTACGTGGGGAACAGCGGCACCAGGCGTTTCCACCGCCCGGACTGCCCGAGTGCAGGGCAAATCGCGCCCCAGAACCGGACCCGTTTCGAAACCAGGACGGACGCCTTCGAGCTGGGTTACGAACCCTGCCGGACATGCAAGCCCTGA
- a CDS encoding competence/damage-inducible protein A translates to MQAEIICTGSELLLGYVQNTNADYLGHELAALGIEVVLQITVGDDWKIMEQAVREALERVDLVITTGGLGPTTDDITKDVIAAVLGVPMVTDDESLAQMREYFARRGIEMPDIFIRQASFPYGSRIIPNHKGTAPGALIERDGKVIVIFPGPPRELRAMFETWVKPYLLEIPGRGEVLRTRVLKLTGIAEYAVQEILKELGDLVNPSLGYLAMPGEVHLRVNAHAVDPAEAERMVEELTEKVTGLVGEYVFAIDDEVPEKTVGDLLLRKGLTVSVAESCTAGMVAARFTDVPGSSRYFIGGVVAYDNDLKREVLGVPAEILDRYGAVSEQTAVAMAEGIRRLTGSDLGLAITGIAGPDGGTRAKPVGLVYVALASARETLCQRLLLPGVRKAVRIGTVNSSLRIVKSFLNRQA, encoded by the coding sequence ATGCAGGCTGAAATAATCTGTACCGGGAGTGAACTGCTGCTAGGCTACGTTCAGAACACCAACGCCGACTACCTGGGCCACGAACTGGCGGCGCTGGGCATTGAGGTTGTTCTCCAGATCACAGTCGGTGACGATTGGAAAATCATGGAGCAGGCAGTCCGCGAGGCTCTGGAACGGGTCGACCTGGTAATTACCACCGGGGGCCTGGGGCCTACCACCGACGACATCACCAAGGACGTGATCGCTGCGGTGCTCGGCGTGCCGATGGTGACCGACGATGAGTCCTTGGCCCAGATGCGCGAATACTTCGCCCGGCGCGGCATCGAGATGCCGGACATATTCATCCGTCAGGCGAGCTTCCCTTACGGTTCCAGGATCATTCCCAACCACAAGGGTACGGCGCCGGGGGCCTTGATCGAAAGGGACGGAAAGGTGATCGTGATTTTCCCGGGACCGCCGCGGGAACTGCGGGCCATGTTTGAGACCTGGGTGAAGCCGTACCTCCTGGAGATCCCCGGCCGGGGCGAAGTGTTGCGGACCAGGGTGTTGAAGCTGACTGGTATCGCCGAGTACGCCGTCCAGGAAATCCTCAAAGAACTTGGTGATCTGGTGAACCCCAGTCTGGGGTATCTCGCTATGCCGGGGGAAGTGCACCTGCGGGTGAACGCCCACGCCGTGGATCCGGCGGAGGCCGAGCGGATGGTTGAGGAACTGACCGAGAAGGTGACCGGCCTGGTGGGCGAGTATGTCTTTGCTATAGACGACGAGGTCCCGGAGAAGACGGTGGGCGACCTCCTGCTCCGGAAGGGACTTACGGTTTCCGTCGCCGAATCTTGTACGGCCGGGATGGTTGCGGCCCGGTTCACCGACGTCCCGGGCAGCTCCCGTTACTTCATCGGTGGGGTGGTGGCTTACGACAACGATCTCAAACGGGAAGTGCTGGGGGTACCGGCCGAGATTCTGGACCGCTACGGCGCGGTCAGCGAACAGACGGCGGTGGCTATGGCCGAGGGCATCCGGCGGTTGACGGGTTCCGACCTTGGGTTGGCCATCACCGGCATCGCCGGTCCGGATGGGGGCACCAGGGCTAAGCCGGTAGGGCTGGTTTACGTCGCGCTGGCTAGTGCGCGCGAGACATTGTGCCAGCGGTTATTGTTGCCCGGAGTGCGCAAGGCGGTCCGAATCGGCACGGTGAATTCTTCCTTGAGAATTGTCAAGAGTTTTTTGAACCGGCAAGCCTGA